The DNA window AGCCCCCTGCCGCCAGCAGCAGCGGATCGGCGCTGGCAAAATGCTGCAGTAAAGCCCCGGCTAATGCCGGACCGGCCGCCATGCCGCCGCCGATCACCAGATTAATGCTGTTCATCAGCCGGCCGTTGTTATCGAGCCCGGCGACGCGGGCGAGAATAAAAGGCAGCACGAAGGTCCAGGTGAACTTAAACAGCAGCGCCGCGATGGCGTAGCGCGCCAGCAGCGGCTGGCCGATCAGCAGCCCGACGCTGAGGATCAGCAGGCCGTAGCCCAGCCACACCGGCAAACGATCGGCCCGCCGGGTGCCGCGCAGGGCCGCGCCCCCCGCGCCGATAATGCCGCAGACCGTCGCCGCCGCCAGCACCAGGCCGACCTGCGTCGGGCTCAGGCCCGCCGCCGCGCCGAGGGTGCCGATAAAAGTCCACACCGCGCTAAGGCTGATATAGAAGGTCAGCACCGCGAGGACCGCCAGCGCCTGACGCCACAGCGCCGTCGGCGGCTGCTGTCGCGAGACGGACAACGGTTGAAAGCGCGGTGGGAAAGCCGACACCAGCGGCAGGCAGCAGAGCATAATGGCGGCGAGGATCAGATAGACCACCTTGAGGCCAAAGCTGGCAAACAGCCCGGGCAGCACCAGCAGGCCAAGCATCCCCAGCAGCAGTTGCCCAAGCACCCAGAAGGCGTAGACTCGCGACGGGTTCGAGGTTCCCGCCGCGCAGCTGATGCACAGAATCATCAGCGTGCCGCCGGCCAGCGAGGCGAGAAAGCGCACCGCCAGCAGCGTCTCATACTGGGTCACCGCCGCCGAGGCGAGATTGGCTGTCAGAAACACAACCCCGGCCGTCAGGGCGACCCGCCGCCAGTCGAGGCGACTCATCCACCACCACGCCGGCAGCGTCGCCAGGCTCATCGCCCCCAGTTCCGCCGAGAACAACCAGCCGATCTGGCCGGGTTTTAGCTGCCATTCGCTGGCCAGCTGCGCCGCCACCGCCGGCGCGGTCATCAGAATACCCGGCGCAATTGCGGCGAAAATCACAATCGCCGCCAGCAAACGCAGGGACACGACCAGCCCGGCGGGCCGGGAAAGCGCATGTTCAGTGAGAGGGGTACTTGACATCGTAGGGCGTGCTCCGGTCAAAAAAGCCTCCCCCCGGAGGGGTCTCCAGGGAGTGATACCCACAGGCATCAGGAAAACGCCGTGCTGCCACGGCGCGCGCGGGATGCGATAGTCAGATCACAGATGCAGCGTACGCTGAGCGGCCGGCATCCAGGTTCGGGAAACGAGTTCAGTACGATTGACCACTTCGGTCTTGGCGAAAATATTGCGCAGGTGCGTTTTCACCGTCGAGAGCGAGATATCCAGCCGGCGGGCAATCAGCTTATTGCTGGCCCCTTCGCGCACCATGCCGACGATTTCCCGCTCTTTGGCCGTCAGGATGGCGGGCAGGTCATCTTCGTCCTGCAGGCAGTCGCGGATCGCCAGCTCCACCAGCGGCAGCACCGCCTGGGCCCGATGACGCTCTTCGCTGGAGAAAGGCACGTCGCGCATCAGCGAGATACCGGCGACGATCCGCCGCTCGCGGCGAATAAAGATCTCGGTCATGTCGCGCACATTATTCGGCAACATAAATTCATGATAATAATGCCGGTTGCGGTCGCAGAGGCGCGGCGTCATCGCCGCCATGGTGGTGTTCTGGTGGCTAAAGCGCGACGGCAGCAACGGATCCAGCGGCTGGAAGTTTTCCAGATATTGTTGGTGCGTATTATCAGAAATATTATGCAATATATAGTTTTCGGGTTTTAACCGATTATTTACTCGATAAAATACCGCCGAAGACAGTGGAATTAACTGGGAAATAGTCTGTAAACAACGGGCTATTATCGCATCATTACGGCTGGCTTTTAACAAAGCAGACATGATAGGGCCTCCCCGTCGAGGTGCTGGTACATGACACATGAATGACTACCGATTATTGAAGCATACATTTCACATTTAAGTAACACAATCATTAACATATTAACAGTGTGATAGCCGTTACAAAATTTTCAGCAATCCATTGTTATATAAAGCATTTAAAAAACACACCCGCCATGCTTTACGATAGCGGCGTTAAAACATAAACAAAAAAGATTAACACCCGGCGGACAGGCCCCTGGTGATAAAAAAACCCTATCCCGGACGCGTCTCTCTCATCCTTAAGAACGATGGATTTCTGTTTTTTTTCACTTATACCTCTAACAGGATGCAATTAATTTTCGCCGCGGCTTAATCATGTGATTACGCCTGACCCGCTGTTGCCAAAATAATATCAACAGCGCCGGTCATTAACCGAGGATAAGCCGATGCTGAATATCGCCGCCCTGCGCCAGCAGCAAATTCCGCTGGCCGCTGAGCCGCGCTCGCCGGTGCCGTTTCATATTCTGATGAAGCCGATTGGCCCCGCCTGCAATCTCGCCTGCCGCTACTGCTATTACCCACAGGATGAAACGCCGGTCAACAAGATGGACGAGGCGCGGCTGGAGCAGTTTATCCGCCGCTATATCGCCGCCCAGCCCGCCGGCGCGCGGGAAATCAACTTTGTCTGGCAGGGCGGCGAGCCGCTGCTGGCCGGCCTGAGCTTCTACAAAAAAGCGCTCGCCCTGCAGGCGCGTTATGCCCCCGACGGCGTCACCATCAGCAACAGCCTGCAGACCAACGGCACGCTGATCAACGACGCCTGGTGCCGGCTGTTTCGCGAGCATCGCTTTATTATCGGCTTGAGCCTCGAAGGCAGCGAAACGCTACAGGACCAGCATCGTCCGGATAAACGCGGCCGGGCCACCTGGCCGGCGGCGCTGCGCGGCATCGACCTTCTCCACCAGCATCAGGTGGAGTTTAACCTGCTGGTGGTGGTGCATAACGAGATGGCGGCGCACGCGGCGGCGATTTATGACCGGGTGGTCAGCCTCGGCGCGCGCTATCTGCAGTTTCAGCCGCTGATGAGCGAAGGCGCAGCGCTGCGCGAGGGCTATCAGCTGAGCGCCGATAACTGGGGGCGTTTTATGGTCGGCATCTGGCGGCAGTGGCAGAAGCGCTGCGACAAGGGGCGGGTGTTCGTCATCAATATCGAGCAGGCGTGGGCGCAGTACTTCACCCACACCAGCGGCAGCTGCGTGCACAGCGCCCGCTGCGGCAGCAATCTGGTGATGGAGCCCGACGGAGAGCTCTACGCCTGCGATCATCTGATCAACGCCGAACATCGGCTGGGCCGCCTCGATGAGCAGACGCTCGCCGCCGCGGTCGACGCCTCGGTGCAACTGCCTTTCGGTCAGCAGAAAAGCCTGCGCCGCGAATGCCAGACCTGCGCGGTCAAAATGGTCTGCCAGGGCGGCTGTCCGGCGCATCTCAACGCCGCGGGCAACAACCGCCTCTGCGGCGGCTACTACCGCTTCTTTAGCGAAATTCTTGCGCCCGTGCGCCCCTTTTCCCGCGACCTTCAAGGACTGCAAGCCTGGCGGGCCGCGTTTGTCGGGGCCGCGCATCCGGCGTAGCCCGTTGCTCTGAAGCTATCCCTTTGAAACAGGAGAATCCGTTGTGAATAAAACAGCCATGGCCGCGGCGGTCAGTGTCATCCTCGCCGGCGGCGCGCACGCCGCGCAGCAGGAGCGTCCGAACGTCATCGTCATTATCGCCGATGATATGGGCTACTCGGACATTAGCCCCTTCGGCGGCGAGATCCCCACCCCCAACCTGCAGGCGATGGCCGAGCAGGGGATGCGCATGAGCCAGTATTACACCTCGCCGATGTCGGCCCCGGCGCGCTCCATGCTGCTCACCGGCAACAGCAACCAGCAGGCCGGGATGGGCGGCATGTGGTGGTATGACAGCACTATTGGCAAGGAGGGCTACGAGCTGCGGCTGACCGACCGCGTCACCACCATGGCCGAGCGCTTTAAAGACGCGGGGTATAACACTCTGATGGCCGGCAAGTGGCACCTCGGTTTTGTTCCCGGCGCCACGCCGAAGGACCGCGGCTTTAACCACGCTTTCGCCTTTATGGGCGGCGGCACCAGCCATTTTAACGACGCTATTCCGCTGGGTACCGTTGAAGCGTTTCACACCTACTACACCCGCGACGGCGAGCGCGTCTCCCTGCCGGACGATTTCTACTCCAGCGAGGCCTACGCCCGGCAGATGAACAGCTGGATTAAAGACACACCGCAGGACCAACCGGTCTTCGCCTGGCTGGCCTTTACCGCCCCGCACGACCCGCTGCAGGCGCCTGACGAATGGATCAAGCGCTTCAAAGGCCAGTATGAGCAGGGCTACGCCGAGGTCTATCGCCAGCGTATCGCCCGCCTGAAAGCGCTGGGGATTATCCATGACAACACCCCGCTCCCGCACCTTGAGCTGGATAAAGAGTGGGACGCGCTGACCCCGGAGCAGCAGAAATATACCGCGAAAGTGATGCAGGTCTACGCGGCGATGATCGCCAATATGGACGCGCAGATCGGCACCCTGATGGAAACGCTGAAGCAAACCGGTCGAGATAAAAACACCCTGCTGGTGTTCTTAACCGACAACGGCGCCAACCCGGCGCAGGGCTTCTACTACGAATCCACCCCGGAATTCTGGAAGCAGTTTGACAACAGCTATGACAACATTGGCCGCAAAGGCTCGTTTGTCTCCTACGGCCCGCACTGGGCCAACGTCAGCAACGCCCCTTACGCCAACTATCACAAAACCACCAGCGCTCAGGGCGGCATTAACACCGACTTTATGATCGCCGGTCCCGGGATTACCCGCCACGGTAAAATCGACGCCTCGACGATGGCGGTGTATGACGTGGCGCCGACCCTGTATGAATTCGCCGGTATCGACCCGAACAAATCGCTGGCGAAGAAGCCGGTGCTGCCGATGATCGGCGTCAGCTTTAAGCGCTATCTCACCGGCGAAGTGCAGCAGCCACCGCGCGGGAACTACGGCGTCGAGCTGCATCATCAGGCGGCGTGGGTCGATGGCGAATGGAAGCTGCGGCGGCTGGTGCCGCGGGGCTTCACCGCCGGCGACGCGCCGTGGCAGCTGTTTAATCTGCACGACGATCCGCTGGAAACTCATGACGTCGCGGCCCAACACCCCGATCGGGTCAAAGCGATGAGCGAAGCCTACGAGGCGTTCGCCAGACGCACCATGGTCACCCGGGCGCAGGGCAAAATGATCGATTACGTCGGCATCGACAGCAAGACCGGACGCTATCTGGCGGTCGACCCCGCCACCATGAAGCCGGTTCCGGCGCCGCAGGCGATCCCGGTGAGCGAGCTCCATTAACCGACCCGGCTATCGTTCTTCCGGGCGATAGCCGGGAGCTGGCGCGCTTTTTAAGGTAACCGGAAACCCCATTACAGGAGAGAGCGAATGGCGAGAGTCGTGGTGATCACCGGCGGCGGAACCGGAATTGGCGCCGCCTGCGCGCGGCTGATGCGCGCCGCGGGCGACCGGGTGTTTATTACCGGACGGCGCGAGGCGCCATTGCGGGCGGTCGCCGATGAGACCGGCGCCACGGCGCTGATGGGCGATGCCGCCGACGGCGAGGCGTGGCGCCAACGGCTGCTGCCGGCCATTCTCGACCAGGCCGGCGGTATTGATGTCCTCATCTGCAGCGCCGGCGGGATGGGCAACAGCCCCGCCGCCGATACCAGCGACCGCCAGTGGCGCGAGGCGCTGGACGGCAATCTCACCAGCGCCTTCGCCAGCGTTCGCGCCTGCCTGCCCTCGCTGATTGCCCGCCGCGGCAACGTGCTGTTTATCGCCTCCATCGCCTCGCTGGCCGCCGGTCCGCAGGCCTGCGGCTACGTCACCGCCAAACACGCCTTAATCGGCCTGATGCGCTCCGTCGCCCGCGATTACGGCCCGCAGGGGGTGCGCGCCAACGCCGTCTGCCCCGGCTGGGTCACCACGCCGATGGCGGATGAAGAGATGCTCCCGCTGATGCAGGCGGAAGGGTTGTCGCTGACTGAGGCGTATCAGCGGGTCTGTCGCGACGTTCCGCTGCGCCGACCCGCCAGCCCCGAGGAGATAGCCGAGGCCTGTCAGTTTCTCTGTTCGCCGCAGGCCGCCATCATCAGCGGCGCTACGCTGGTCGCCGACGGCGGCGCCAGTATCGTCGATGTTCCCACTCTGGCGTTTGCCTAACGCCCTACTCTGTTCAGGAGCCACTATGACTTCAGAAGCCGTATTTATCCAGGTCGGCGCGCTGGCCGATGGTTTTGCGCCACACGGTAATGTACTCGCCACCGCCAGCCTGCCCGCAGGCGAGCGCTTTACCTTTTATGTCGCCGGGAGCGAGCCGCAGCAGCTGATCATCGAAGATGAGCAGACGCTAAGCT is part of the Klebsiella quasipneumoniae subsp. quasipneumoniae genome and encodes:
- a CDS encoding MFS transporter, yielding MSSTPLTEHALSRPAGLVVSLRLLAAIVIFAAIAPGILMTAPAVAAQLASEWQLKPGQIGWLFSAELGAMSLATLPAWWWMSRLDWRRVALTAGVVFLTANLASAAVTQYETLLAVRFLASLAGGTLMILCISCAAGTSNPSRVYAFWVLGQLLLGMLGLLVLPGLFASFGLKVVYLILAAIMLCCLPLVSAFPPRFQPLSVSRQQPPTALWRQALAVLAVLTFYISLSAVWTFIGTLGAAAGLSPTQVGLVLAAATVCGIIGAGGAALRGTRRADRLPVWLGYGLLILSVGLLIGQPLLARYAIAALLFKFTWTFVLPFILARVAGLDNNGRLMNSINLVIGGGMAAGPALAGALLQHFASADPLLLAAGGCALLSLILIAAASAAGKGLANGRIE
- a CDS encoding helix-turn-helix transcriptional regulator, giving the protein MSALLKASRNDAIIARCLQTISQLIPLSSAVFYRVNNRLKPENYILHNISDNTHQQYLENFQPLDPLLPSRFSHQNTTMAAMTPRLCDRNRHYYHEFMLPNNVRDMTEIFIRRERRIVAGISLMRDVPFSSEERHRAQAVLPLVELAIRDCLQDEDDLPAILTAKEREIVGMVREGASNKLIARRLDISLSTVKTHLRNIFAKTEVVNRTELVSRTWMPAAQRTLHL
- a CDS encoding anaerobic sulfatase maturase produces the protein MLNIAALRQQQIPLAAEPRSPVPFHILMKPIGPACNLACRYCYYPQDETPVNKMDEARLEQFIRRYIAAQPAGAREINFVWQGGEPLLAGLSFYKKALALQARYAPDGVTISNSLQTNGTLINDAWCRLFREHRFIIGLSLEGSETLQDQHRPDKRGRATWPAALRGIDLLHQHQVEFNLLVVVHNEMAAHAAAIYDRVVSLGARYLQFQPLMSEGAALREGYQLSADNWGRFMVGIWRQWQKRCDKGRVFVINIEQAWAQYFTHTSGSCVHSARCGSNLVMEPDGELYACDHLINAEHRLGRLDEQTLAAAVDASVQLPFGQQKSLRRECQTCAVKMVCQGGCPAHLNAAGNNRLCGGYYRFFSEILAPVRPFSRDLQGLQAWRAAFVGAAHPA
- a CDS encoding arylsulfatase, coding for MNKTAMAAAVSVILAGGAHAAQQERPNVIVIIADDMGYSDISPFGGEIPTPNLQAMAEQGMRMSQYYTSPMSAPARSMLLTGNSNQQAGMGGMWWYDSTIGKEGYELRLTDRVTTMAERFKDAGYNTLMAGKWHLGFVPGATPKDRGFNHAFAFMGGGTSHFNDAIPLGTVEAFHTYYTRDGERVSLPDDFYSSEAYARQMNSWIKDTPQDQPVFAWLAFTAPHDPLQAPDEWIKRFKGQYEQGYAEVYRQRIARLKALGIIHDNTPLPHLELDKEWDALTPEQQKYTAKVMQVYAAMIANMDAQIGTLMETLKQTGRDKNTLLVFLTDNGANPAQGFYYESTPEFWKQFDNSYDNIGRKGSFVSYGPHWANVSNAPYANYHKTTSAQGGINTDFMIAGPGITRHGKIDASTMAVYDVAPTLYEFAGIDPNKSLAKKPVLPMIGVSFKRYLTGEVQQPPRGNYGVELHHQAAWVDGEWKLRRLVPRGFTAGDAPWQLFNLHDDPLETHDVAAQHPDRVKAMSEAYEAFARRTMVTRAQGKMIDYVGIDSKTGRYLAVDPATMKPVPAPQAIPVSELH
- a CDS encoding SDR family NAD(P)-dependent oxidoreductase, encoding MARVVVITGGGTGIGAACARLMRAAGDRVFITGRREAPLRAVADETGATALMGDAADGEAWRQRLLPAILDQAGGIDVLICSAGGMGNSPAADTSDRQWREALDGNLTSAFASVRACLPSLIARRGNVLFIASIASLAAGPQACGYVTAKHALIGLMRSVARDYGPQGVRANAVCPGWVTTPMADEEMLPLMQAEGLSLTEAYQRVCRDVPLRRPASPEEIAEACQFLCSPQAAIISGATLVADGGASIVDVPTLAFA